The Orcinus orca chromosome 4, mOrcOrc1.1, whole genome shotgun sequence genome includes a region encoding these proteins:
- the NAP1L5 gene encoding nucleosome assembly protein 1-like 5 translates to MADSENQGPAEPSQAAAAAAAAAEEEVMAEGGAQGGDSDSASGDSDGAVGQTAEEPQTPAENAPKPRNDFIESLPNSVKCRVLALKKLQKRCDKIEAKFDKEFQALEKKYNDIYKPLLAKIQELTGEMEGCAWTLEGDDEELEDEEYEEEEGEPAAEAAAAAARDEGPHSAVSDDAQK, encoded by the coding sequence ATGGCCGACTCGGAGAACCAGGGCCCCGCGGAGCCGAGccaggcggcggcggcagcagcggcggcggcggaggaggaggtAATGGCGGAAGGCGGTGCGCAGGGGGGAGATTCTGACAGCGCGTCCGGCGACTCCGACGGCGCGGTCGGTCAGACGGCTGAGGAGCCCCAGACGCCTGCAGAGAATGCACCGAAGCCTAGAAATGACTTTATCGAGAGCCTGCCTAACTCGGTGAAATGCCGAGTCCTGGCCCTCAAAAAGCTGCAGAAGCGGTGCGATAAGATAGAAGCCAAATTTGATAAGGAATTCCAGGCTCTGGAGAAGAAGTATAACGACATCTATAAGCCCTTACTCGCTAAGATCCAGGAGCTCACAGGTGAGATGGAGGGGTGTGCGTGGACCTTAGAGGGTGACGACGAGGAGTTGGAGGATGAAGAGtacgaggaggaggagggagagcctGCGGCGGAGGCGGCGGCTGCTGCCGCCAGAGATGAGGGTCCCCACTCTGCAGTGTCTGACGACGCCCAGAAATAA